A genome region from Actinomycetota bacterium includes the following:
- a CDS encoding UDP-N-acetylglucosamine 2-epimerase (non-hydrolyzing), giving the protein MRVGVVMGTRPEIIKLAPVVWALAERHPDVECRVLLTGQHGRFAHELCAELGVPVHDDLEVMAPHPGDLLARAVSGCDGWIEAERPDAVVVQGDTTSVLAGALAAFYRKVPVAHVEAGLRTGDLTRPFPEEANRRLVGGIAAMHFAPTAGARDALLAEAVPSEAIVVVGNTVVDAVRRYAVSDAARGPGERRALVTIHRRESWGTEFEQLCLGVADLADAEPDLRVDFVMHPNPALQARARETLGHADRIRLLQPMTYVPFVELLSAADVVLTDSGGIQEEAASLGTPLVVLREVTERPEGVAAGAAFLGGVTREGLASAVEEALAAGRGDARDLYGDGHAGERIADMLAAGRMMPERAWGGPA; this is encoded by the coding sequence GTGCGCGTAGGCGTCGTCATGGGGACCCGTCCCGAGATCATCAAGCTCGCGCCGGTGGTGTGGGCGCTCGCCGAGCGGCATCCGGACGTCGAGTGCCGCGTCCTGCTCACCGGCCAGCACGGACGCTTCGCGCACGAGCTGTGCGCCGAGCTCGGCGTGCCGGTGCACGACGACCTGGAGGTCATGGCGCCGCACCCCGGCGACCTGCTCGCGCGCGCGGTCTCCGGCTGCGACGGCTGGATCGAGGCCGAGCGGCCCGACGCCGTGGTCGTCCAGGGCGACACCACGAGCGTGCTCGCCGGCGCGCTTGCGGCGTTCTACCGCAAGGTGCCCGTCGCGCACGTGGAAGCCGGCCTGCGCACCGGCGACCTGACGCGCCCGTTCCCCGAGGAGGCCAACCGCCGGCTCGTGGGCGGCATCGCCGCGATGCACTTCGCGCCCACCGCGGGCGCGCGCGACGCGCTGCTCGCCGAGGCGGTCCCCTCCGAGGCGATCGTGGTCGTGGGGAACACGGTCGTGGACGCCGTGCGCCGCTACGCGGTGTCCGACGCCGCGCGCGGGCCGGGTGAGCGCCGCGCGCTCGTGACGATCCACCGGCGCGAGAGCTGGGGCACGGAGTTCGAGCAGCTCTGCCTCGGCGTGGCGGACCTCGCGGACGCCGAACCGGACCTGCGCGTCGACTTCGTGATGCACCCGAACCCCGCGCTTCAGGCGCGCGCACGGGAGACCCTCGGCCACGCGGATCGCATCCGGCTGCTGCAGCCGATGACGTACGTCCCGTTCGTGGAGCTGCTGTCGGCGGCCGACGTGGTGCTCACGGACTCCGGTGGCATCCAGGAGGAGGCGGCCTCGCTCGGCACGCCGCTCGTGGTGCTGCGCGAAGTGACCGAGCGCCCCGAGGGCGTGGCGGCCGGCGCGGCGTTCCTCGGCGGGGTGACGCGCGAAGGGCTCGCGTCCGCGGTCGAAGAGGCCCTGGCGGCCGGGCGCGGCGACGCCCGGGACCTGTACGGGGACGGGCACGCGGGCGAGCGCATCGCGGACATGCTCGCGGCCGGGCGCATGATGCCGGAACGCGCGTGGGGTGGCCCTGCGTGA